Proteins encoded within one genomic window of Haloimpatiens massiliensis:
- a CDS encoding potassium channel family protein, translating into MSGKQYVVIGLGRFGTSVAETLYKLGNDVLALDSDEDVIQGIADKVTHAVQADCTDENSLNALGIKNFDVAVVSIGSNMQSSVMATLLAKELGVKHIIAKANNKLHAKVLYKIGADRVIFPERDMGVRVAHNLVSSNILDYIELSSEYSIAEIASPKEWHGKSLVELNVRSRYGINIMAIKKGSYIDISPSADDMIEEGDIIVAIGSIEDINRLENIIK; encoded by the coding sequence ATGAGTGGAAAACAATATGTAGTTATAGGGCTTGGAAGATTTGGAACTTCTGTTGCCGAAACTCTCTATAAATTAGGTAATGATGTGCTGGCATTAGATTCAGATGAAGATGTAATACAAGGAATAGCTGATAAAGTAACTCATGCAGTTCAAGCAGATTGTACAGATGAAAATAGTCTTAATGCTTTAGGAATTAAAAATTTTGATGTGGCTGTAGTAAGCATTGGTTCTAATATGCAGTCTAGTGTTATGGCTACTTTGCTAGCAAAGGAATTAGGTGTAAAACATATAATAGCTAAGGCTAATAACAAATTGCATGCTAAAGTTCTTTATAAAATAGGAGCAGATAGAGTTATATTCCCTGAAAGAGATATGGGAGTTAGAGTTGCCCATAATTTAGTATCATCAAATATATTAGATTATATTGAACTTTCATCAGAATATAGTATAGCAGAAATAGCAAGTCCAAAGGAATGGCATGGCAAGAGCTTAGTAGAGTTAAATGTCAGGTCTAGATATGGAATAAATATAATGGCTATTAAAAAAGGAAGTTATATAGATATATCCCCTTCAGCAGATGATATGATAGAAGAAGGAGATATTATAGTAGCTATAGGAAGCATCGAGGATATAAATAGATTAGAAAACATAATAAAATAG
- the infC gene encoding translation initiation factor IF-3 has protein sequence MNIISKDKKHLVNEDIRAKEIRVIGDDGSQLGIISSREALTIAEEKEMDLVMISPNANPPVCRIMDYGKFIYEQSKKEKEAKKKQNVINVKEVRLSPKIEEHDLEVKAKNARKFLEAGNKVKVTVRFRGREADYSHIGRKILDNFYKILEDVCVKEKEAKLEGRNMIMVLAPKRA, from the coding sequence GTGAATATTATTAGTAAAGATAAAAAGCACTTAGTAAATGAAGACATAAGAGCAAAAGAAATAAGAGTTATAGGTGATGATGGTTCACAACTCGGAATAATTTCATCTAGAGAAGCTTTGACTATAGCAGAGGAAAAGGAAATGGATTTAGTTATGATTTCGCCAAATGCTAATCCACCAGTATGCAGAATAATGGATTATGGCAAATTTATTTACGAACAATCCAAGAAAGAAAAAGAAGCTAAGAAGAAGCAAAATGTCATAAATGTCAAAGAAGTAAGATTAAGTCCTAAAATTGAAGAGCATGATTTGGAAGTAAAAGCAAAGAATGCAAGAAAGTTCTTAGAGGCTGGAAATAAGGTTAAAGTAACAGTTAGATTCAGAGGAAGAGAAGCTGATTATTCACATATAGGACGTAAAATATTAGATAATTTTTACAAAATATTAGAAGATGTTTGTGTAAAAGAAAAGGAAGCTAAATTAGAAGGAAGAAACATGATTATGGTTTTAGCTCCAAAAAGAGCATAA
- a CDS encoding DUF6873 family GME fold protein, with protein sequence MKKFIIVDFRINTDEKKHLEKLGYETLCCPPSQALYNAVCGHPDMLLHFLKEDTIVVHKDIPLNFINILEKMNIEVVLSKNSLKENYPYDICLNAVNIDDIFVHYTKYTDPAIINNLYGKKILNVKQGYTKCSTAIINSNAFITSDPSIKNVLLKENKDVLFLPPGHINLPGLNYGFIGGTCGLLEKDILAFYGDLNYYKYGKDVMNFLEKHNVKPIFLRKGPLVDRGSLFSGLVG encoded by the coding sequence ATGAAAAAATTTATTATTGTGGATTTTAGAATAAATACAGATGAAAAAAAACATTTAGAAAAACTAGGTTATGAAACCCTTTGTTGCCCTCCTAGCCAAGCACTATACAATGCGGTATGTGGGCATCCTGATATGCTCTTACACTTTTTAAAGGAAGACACTATAGTAGTACATAAAGATATTCCTTTGAACTTTATAAATATTCTAGAAAAAATGAACATTGAAGTTGTATTGTCAAAAAACTCTCTTAAAGAAAATTATCCTTACGATATTTGTTTAAATGCAGTTAATATAGACGATATATTTGTTCATTATACAAAGTATACAGATCCTGCCATAATTAATAATTTATACGGCAAAAAAATTTTAAATGTTAAACAAGGATATACTAAATGTTCTACTGCAATTATAAATTCCAATGCTTTTATAACCTCCGATCCTTCTATTAAAAATGTACTATTAAAAGAAAATAAAGATGTACTATTCTTGCCACCAGGTCATATTAATCTACCTGGTTTAAACTACGGATTTATCGGAGGAACTTGCGGTCTGTTAGAAAAAGATATTTTAGCCTTTTATGGCGATTTAAATTATTATAAATATGGAAAAGACGTCATGAATTTTTTAGAAAAGCATAATGTTAAACCTATTTTTCTTAGAAAGGGACCCCTAGTTGATAGAGGAAGCTTGTTTAGTGGGCTAGTGGGCTAG
- the rplT gene encoding 50S ribosomal protein L20 produces MARVKRAVNARKKHKKVLKLAKGYYGSRSKLFKVANQSVIRALRDAYRGRKLKKRDYRKLWIARINAATRMNGLSYSRFMNGIKLAGIDMNRKMLSEIAINDPKAFAELVEVAKQSL; encoded by the coding sequence ATGGCAAGAGTTAAAAGAGCGGTAAATGCTCGTAAAAAACATAAAAAAGTATTAAAACTTGCAAAAGGATACTACGGTTCAAGAAGTAAATTATTTAAAGTTGCTAATCAATCAGTTATAAGAGCATTAAGAGATGCATATAGAGGAAGAAAATTAAAGAAGAGAGATTATAGAAAGTTATGGATAGCAAGAATAAATGCAGCTACTAGAATGAATGGTCTTTCTTACTCAAGATTTATGAATGGAATAAAGCTTGCAGGAATAGATATGAACAGAAAGATGCTTTCTGAAATAGCTATAAATGATCCAAAGGCATTTGCTGAATTGGTAGAAGTAGCAAAACAAAGTTTATAA
- the ytxC gene encoding putative sporulation protein YtxC, translating to MLLLTIVFKTENKEFVYNINELEENLKHKNINIGIYEEADKEFTILKIFSSDIEGIPKEKIDIVYFNLMEIIYQFIILEFYYMEVDCILNEDYFFLGKEEIEDIKISLFNILTNLQGIKDEKAVYFSNRMNEIKEDILNVMKESALINIEGYLQFRKYEIKKKVCLIIDKIIESIMIEREYDEFIKLLKYYVGIQESKINKIHIFIGNEDEYVIKDDMGKDITKQFKKGAYLEGVNEKIGIEEMIISGLVTNSPKNIVIHGINNCKNKEFINTIESVFENRVILCSGCEWCKKLLSKAHSNK from the coding sequence ATGTTATTACTTACAATAGTATTTAAAACAGAGAACAAAGAATTTGTATACAATATAAATGAACTTGAGGAGAATTTAAAGCATAAAAATATAAATATAGGAATATATGAGGAGGCAGATAAAGAATTTACTATATTAAAAATTTTTTCTTCGGATATTGAAGGTATACCTAAGGAAAAAATTGATATTGTTTATTTTAATTTAATGGAAATTATATATCAATTTATAATATTAGAATTTTATTACATGGAAGTAGATTGCATACTTAATGAAGATTATTTCTTTTTAGGAAAAGAAGAAATAGAGGATATAAAGATAAGCTTATTTAATATACTTACTAATCTTCAAGGAATAAAGGATGAAAAAGCAGTTTATTTCTCTAATAGGATGAATGAAATAAAAGAAGATATTTTAAATGTGATGAAAGAAAGTGCTTTAATAAATATTGAAGGATATTTACAATTTAGAAAATATGAAATTAAAAAGAAAGTGTGTTTAATAATAGATAAAATAATTGAAAGTATTATGATAGAAAGAGAATATGATGAATTTATAAAGTTACTCAAATATTATGTTGGCATACAGGAAAGTAAAATAAATAAAATTCATATATTCATAGGAAATGAAGATGAATATGTTATAAAAGATGATATGGGAAAGGATATTACAAAACAATTTAAAAAAGGAGCTTATTTAGAAGGGGTTAATGAGAAAATAGGCATAGAGGAGATGATAATCAGTGGGCTTGTAACTAATTCACCTAAAAATATCGTAATACATGGTATAAATAATTGTAAAAATAAGGAATTCATAAATACAATAGAAAGTGTGTTTGAAAACAGAGTTATACTATGTAGTGGATGTGAATGGTGCAAGAAATTATTAAGTAAGGCACATTCAAATAAATAA
- the hslO gene encoding Hsp33 family molecular chaperone HslO yields MADKIVRAVAKDGQVRIIGGDTTELVSKATKIHECAATASAAYGRMLTCGSLMGTMLKSPKDSLTLKIDGKGPAKGIVVTAYSDGHVKGYIGNPKVDLPANNLGKLDIGGAIGKDGGLLIIRDMGLKEPYVGQVPIYTGEVGDDLAYYFTVSEQTPSAVAVGVLVDKDLSIKSAGGFIIQMMPNADELLADLITYRLQEVPPISKLLSDGKTIEEILQLIFEDMDLKILEEIHPEYKCDCSREKVEKALISIGKKDLKEIYDEGKEEELVCQFCNEKYKFTHEDIGKLLKHSI; encoded by the coding sequence ATGGCAGATAAAATAGTTAGGGCAGTGGCTAAAGATGGTCAAGTAAGAATAATAGGAGGAGATACTACTGAACTTGTAAGCAAGGCAACGAAAATACATGAGTGTGCAGCTACTGCATCAGCTGCTTATGGAAGAATGCTTACCTGCGGAAGTTTGATGGGAACCATGTTAAAGTCTCCTAAGGATAGTTTAACACTTAAAATAGATGGAAAAGGGCCAGCAAAAGGTATAGTCGTTACTGCATATAGTGATGGACATGTGAAAGGGTACATAGGAAACCCTAAAGTAGATTTGCCTGCAAATAATTTAGGAAAACTAGATATAGGTGGAGCAATAGGTAAAGATGGAGGATTACTGATTATAAGGGATATGGGATTAAAAGAACCTTATGTAGGTCAAGTGCCTATATATACAGGAGAAGTAGGGGATGATTTAGCATATTACTTTACTGTGTCAGAACAAACACCATCTGCAGTGGCAGTAGGAGTTTTAGTGGATAAGGACTTAAGTATAAAATCTGCAGGAGGATTTATAATTCAAATGATGCCTAATGCAGATGAACTTTTAGCAGATTTAATAACTTATAGATTACAAGAGGTTCCACCAATAAGTAAACTACTTTCAGATGGGAAAACCATAGAAGAAATTTTACAATTGATATTTGAAGACATGGATCTTAAAATATTAGAAGAAATTCATCCAGAATATAAATGTGATTGTTCAAGAGAAAAAGTGGAAAAAGCATTAATAAGTATAGGAAAAAAAGATTTAAAGGAAATATATGATGAAGGTAAAGAAGAGGAATTGGTTTGTCAGTTTTGTAATGAAAAATATAAATTTACACATGAGGACATTGGAAAGCTTTTAAAACATAGTATTTAA
- a CDS encoding ABC transporter ATP-binding protein — MEKILDIKDLRVSFHTYNGEVQAVRGVSFELNKGETLAVVGESGCGKSVTSKAIMRLLPTPPSEIKEGSVIQFDGKDVLKMSQQELRELRGAEISMIFQDPMTSLNPTMTVGRQIAESLQIHRGMNKHEAFAEAVKMLKLVNIPNAENRAKQYPHEFSGGMRQRAMIAIALACNPKILIADEPTTALDVTIQAQIMDLIKDLQDKLGTGVILVTHDLGVVADVAHRIQVMYAGQIIERGTKDEIFYNGQHPYTWALLRSVPRLDLGNKAELYSLNGTPPDLIQPPVGCPFAARCEYCMPICREEMPQVTKLSETHEVACWLNHPLAPKVESPIKAGGVK; from the coding sequence ATGGAAAAAATACTGGATATAAAAGATTTAAGAGTATCATTTCATACTTATAATGGGGAAGTACAAGCAGTAAGAGGGGTAAGTTTTGAACTTAACAAAGGTGAAACTTTGGCAGTAGTTGGAGAGTCTGGTTGTGGTAAATCTGTAACATCTAAAGCTATAATGAGATTACTTCCAACACCACCTTCAGAAATAAAAGAAGGTTCAGTTATACAATTTGATGGTAAAGATGTATTAAAAATGTCACAACAGGAGCTTAGAGAACTTAGAGGAGCAGAAATTAGTATGATTTTCCAAGATCCTATGACTTCTTTAAATCCAACTATGACTGTAGGAAGGCAAATTGCAGAAAGTTTACAAATACACAGAGGAATGAATAAGCATGAAGCTTTTGCTGAAGCTGTAAAAATGCTTAAATTAGTTAATATTCCAAATGCTGAAAATAGAGCAAAACAATATCCACATGAATTTTCAGGTGGTATGAGACAAAGAGCTATGATAGCTATAGCTCTTGCATGTAATCCAAAGATTCTTATAGCTGACGAACCTACTACAGCTCTAGATGTTACTATTCAAGCTCAGATAATGGATCTTATAAAAGATTTGCAAGATAAATTAGGTACAGGAGTTATATTAGTTACTCATGACCTTGGTGTGGTAGCTGATGTTGCTCATAGAATTCAAGTTATGTATGCTGGTCAAATTATAGAAAGAGGAACTAAAGATGAGATATTCTATAATGGACAACATCCATATACTTGGGCACTTTTAAGATCTGTTCCAAGACTAGACCTAGGAAATAAAGCAGAACTTTATTCATTAAATGGAACACCACCAGATCTTATACAGCCACCTGTAGGATGTCCGTTTGCTGCAAGATGTGAATATTGTATGCCTATATGTAGAGAGGAAATGCCTCAAGTAACTAAACTTAGTGAAACACATGAAGTTGCTTGTTGGTTAAATCATCCACTTGCACCAAAGGTAGAAAGTCCTATAAAGGCAGGAGGTGTTAAGTAA
- a CDS encoding ABC transporter ATP-binding protein — protein MEKDAKVLLEVKNLKKYFHVGKNADLKAVDDVSFFIRKGETLGLVGESGCGKTTCGRTVMGMYAATGGEVLFDGIDIHKLNKTEKKAFTRRAQMIFQDPYASLNPRMTVGEIIGEGIDIHALYTGKERMDRIYHLLQLVGLNKEHATRFPHEFSGGQRQRIGIARSLAIEPEFIVCDEPISALDVSIQAQIVNLLVQLQREFDLTYLFIAHDLSMVKHISDRVGVMYLGCLVELASSHDLYSKPLHPYTQALLSAIPIPDPEIERSKQRIKLEGEVPSPINPKPGCRFAERCRYAKPICHEQTPVLKEIEKEHYVACHLFD, from the coding sequence ATGGAAAAAGATGCAAAAGTTTTATTAGAAGTAAAAAATCTTAAAAAGTATTTCCATGTAGGAAAAAATGCTGATTTAAAAGCGGTAGATGATGTGAGCTTTTTCATAAGAAAAGGTGAAACTTTAGGTTTAGTTGGTGAATCTGGTTGTGGTAAGACCACTTGTGGAAGAACTGTTATGGGAATGTATGCAGCTACCGGCGGAGAAGTACTATTTGATGGAATAGATATTCATAAGTTAAATAAAACTGAAAAGAAAGCATTCACTAGAAGAGCTCAAATGATATTTCAAGACCCATATGCCTCATTAAATCCAAGAATGACCGTTGGTGAAATTATTGGAGAGGGAATAGATATCCATGCTTTATATACAGGAAAAGAAAGAATGGATAGAATATATCATTTGCTACAACTTGTAGGACTAAATAAAGAACACGCTACAAGATTCCCTCATGAATTCTCTGGTGGACAAAGACAAAGAATAGGTATAGCAAGATCTCTAGCTATTGAGCCAGAATTTATAGTTTGTGATGAGCCTATATCAGCTCTAGACGTTTCTATACAAGCTCAAATAGTTAACTTACTTGTACAATTGCAAAGGGAATTTGACTTAACTTACTTATTTATAGCCCATGACCTTTCAATGGTTAAACATATTTCTGATAGAGTTGGTGTTATGTATTTAGGATGTTTAGTAGAACTTGCAAGTAGCCATGACTTATATTCAAAACCACTTCATCCATATACTCAAGCATTGCTTTCAGCAATTCCAATTCCAGATCCGGAAATAGAAAGAAGTAAGCAAAGAATAAAACTTGAAGGCGAAGTTCCAAGTCCTATTAATCCAAAGCCAGGATGTAGATTTGCTGAGAGATGTAGATATGCAAAGCCAATATGTCACGAGCAAACTCCAGTGCTAAAGGAAATAGAAAAAGAACATTATGTAGCATGCCACTTATTTGACTAG
- a CDS encoding TrkH family potassium uptake protein, with product MSEILKNKPKFTPVQILAIGFAIVILTGAILLNLPIASASGTRTPFIDCIFTSTSAVCVTGLVTVNTSTHWTYFGKTVIMLLIEIGGLGFMSFATMIALILGKRITLKERLVMQEAMNSFSLQGIVKLARYVLFFTFFIQSMGALLLSTQFIPEYGLGKGIYFSIFHSISAFCNAGFDLTGNSLIPYSNNVVVIMTISFLVIIGGLGFFVWAELYNYKRRRKISLHSKVVITATAILLVGGTILMFLFESNNPGTLKGKGILEKMLSSFFAAVTPRTAGFNSISTADMSTAGIFLTILLMFVGGSPGSTAGGIKTSTMGVLLMTVVSVIRGKEETEIFKKRINKEIIYRAFSIVVISLGLVITVTMILSITEVGFPFEYLLYEATSAFGTVGLTLGLTSKLTTIGKIVLALTMYAGRVGPLTLALALAKNKKKSSIKYPEDKILVG from the coding sequence ATGTCGGAAATATTAAAAAATAAACCTAAATTTACTCCTGTACAAATATTAGCTATTGGATTTGCAATAGTTATATTGACGGGTGCTATTCTTTTAAATTTACCTATTGCATCAGCAAGTGGAACCAGGACACCTTTTATAGATTGTATATTTACATCTACTTCAGCAGTATGTGTCACAGGCCTTGTAACAGTGAATACCAGTACACATTGGACCTATTTTGGAAAAACTGTAATAATGCTGCTTATAGAAATTGGTGGGCTTGGCTTTATGTCTTTTGCTACAATGATAGCTTTGATACTTGGTAAAAGAATTACTTTAAAAGAAAGATTAGTAATGCAAGAAGCTATGAATTCTTTTTCATTACAAGGTATAGTGAAGCTAGCTAGATATGTGCTTTTCTTCACTTTTTTTATTCAATCTATGGGTGCATTGCTTTTATCTACACAATTCATACCAGAATATGGTTTGGGAAAGGGTATATACTTCAGTATATTCCATTCCATATCAGCTTTTTGTAATGCTGGATTTGATTTAACAGGAAATAGTTTAATACCCTATTCTAATAATGTTGTTGTAATAATGACCATATCCTTCCTAGTAATAATAGGGGGTTTAGGTTTCTTTGTGTGGGCAGAACTATATAATTATAAGCGTAGAAGAAAGATATCATTACATTCTAAGGTTGTAATTACTGCTACTGCAATTTTATTAGTTGGTGGCACTATACTGATGTTTTTATTTGAAAGCAACAATCCAGGAACTTTAAAAGGTAAAGGTATTTTAGAAAAGATGTTAAGTTCGTTCTTTGCAGCAGTAACACCAAGAACGGCGGGCTTTAACTCCATATCTACGGCAGATATGAGTACAGCAGGTATATTTTTAACGATATTATTAATGTTCGTGGGTGGTTCCCCAGGATCTACAGCTGGAGGTATAAAGACGTCTACTATGGGAGTACTTCTTATGACAGTTGTTTCTGTTATAAGAGGAAAAGAGGAAACGGAAATATTTAAAAAGAGAATAAATAAAGAAATAATTTATAGAGCTTTTTCTATTGTAGTAATAAGTTTAGGGCTGGTAATAACAGTAACTATGATTTTATCAATAACAGAAGTAGGATTTCCTTTTGAGTATTTGTTATATGAAGCTACTTCAGCTTTTGGTACAGTAGGTCTTACTTTAGGACTTACTTCTAAACTTACAACAATAGGGAAAATAGTTTTAGCTTTGACTATGTATGCAGGAAGAGTAGGTCCTTTAACTTTAGCATTGGCATTAGCTAAAAACAAAAAGAAAAGTTCTATTAAATATCCTGAAGATAAAATATTAGTTGGATAG
- the thrS gene encoding threonine--tRNA ligase, with amino-acid sequence MVKVTLKDGKVIEVEKGTKVSDIAMKISPALYKKALAAKINGEKSELMTEINEDCTLEISTFADEDGKWALRHTASHILAQAVKRLYPEVKLAIGPAIDTGFYYDFEADFSFTPEIMENIEKEMKKIVKEDLKLERFELPREEAIKYVREKGEDYKVELIEDLPEDAVISFYRQGEFVDLCAGPHVPSTKKVKAVKLLSLAGAYWRGDENKQMLQRIYGTAFTKKSELDEYIHMLEEAKKRDHRKLGKELGLFAIHDEGPGFPFFYPKGMILRNILEDYWREVHRKAGYDEIKTPIILNEALWHQSGHWDHYKENMYFTKIDEEDYAVKPMNCPGAMLVYKDGMHSYRDLPLRLGELGLVHRHELSGALHGLMRVRCFTQDDAHIFMTKEQITDEVLGVVNLIDEFYKMFGFEYFVELSTRPENSMGSDEDWEAATNGLRAALEKAGLEYKVNEGDGAFYGPKIDFHLRDCIGRTWQCGTIQLDFQLPERFDLSYIGADGEKHRPVTVHRVVFGSIERFIGILIEHFAGAFPTWLAPVQVKVMNITDRSLEYCKEIETKLKENGIRVETDFRNEKIGYKIREAQLQKIPYMLVIGDKEMTEEKVAIRSRKEGDLGTNTIDEFIANIKEEVYNKVNSL; translated from the coding sequence ATGGTTAAAGTAACATTAAAGGATGGAAAAGTTATAGAGGTAGAAAAGGGCACCAAAGTTAGTGATATTGCTATGAAAATAAGTCCAGCGCTTTATAAAAAAGCCTTAGCTGCTAAAATAAACGGAGAGAAATCTGAGCTTATGACTGAGATAAATGAAGATTGTACTTTAGAAATATCAACTTTTGCAGATGAAGATGGAAAATGGGCTTTAAGACATACCGCATCACATATTTTAGCTCAAGCAGTAAAAAGACTATATCCTGAAGTTAAGTTAGCTATAGGACCAGCTATAGATACAGGATTTTATTATGATTTTGAAGCGGATTTTTCTTTTACACCAGAAATAATGGAAAATATAGAAAAAGAAATGAAAAAAATAGTTAAAGAAGATTTAAAATTAGAAAGATTTGAGCTTCCAAGAGAAGAAGCTATAAAATATGTAAGAGAAAAAGGCGAGGATTACAAAGTAGAACTTATAGAAGATTTGCCAGAAGATGCAGTAATTTCTTTCTATAGACAAGGTGAGTTTGTAGATTTATGTGCAGGTCCTCATGTACCATCTACAAAAAAAGTAAAGGCAGTAAAATTATTATCTTTGGCAGGAGCTTATTGGAGAGGCGATGAAAATAAGCAAATGTTACAAAGAATTTATGGAACAGCTTTTACAAAGAAGAGTGAACTTGATGAGTATATTCACATGCTAGAAGAAGCAAAAAAGAGAGATCACAGAAAACTTGGTAAGGAGCTTGGATTATTTGCAATACATGATGAAGGTCCAGGATTCCCATTCTTCTATCCAAAGGGAATGATTTTAAGAAATATACTTGAAGATTACTGGAGAGAAGTGCATAGAAAAGCAGGATATGATGAAATTAAAACTCCAATAATATTAAATGAAGCTTTATGGCATCAATCAGGACATTGGGATCACTACAAAGAAAATATGTACTTTACAAAAATTGACGAAGAAGATTATGCAGTAAAACCAATGAATTGTCCAGGAGCTATGTTAGTTTACAAGGATGGAATGCATTCTTATAGAGATTTACCTTTAAGATTAGGTGAACTTGGGCTTGTTCACAGACATGAACTTTCTGGTGCATTACACGGACTTATGAGAGTTAGATGCTTTACTCAAGATGATGCTCATATATTTATGACTAAGGAGCAAATAACTGATGAAGTACTTGGAGTAGTTAATTTAATAGATGAATTTTATAAAATGTTTGGATTTGAGTATTTTGTGGAACTTTCTACAAGACCAGAAAACTCTATGGGTAGTGATGAAGACTGGGAAGCTGCAACTAATGGATTAAGAGCTGCACTTGAAAAAGCAGGACTTGAATATAAAGTTAATGAAGGTGATGGAGCTTTTTATGGTCCAAAGATAGACTTCCATTTAAGAGATTGCATAGGAAGAACTTGGCAATGCGGAACAATTCAGCTAGATTTTCAATTGCCAGAAAGATTTGATCTTTCATATATAGGTGCAGATGGAGAAAAGCATAGACCTGTGACAGTACACAGAGTTGTGTTTGGTAGTATAGAAAGATTTATAGGTATATTAATAGAACACTTTGCAGGAGCATTTCCAACATGGTTAGCTCCAGTACAAGTTAAGGTTATGAATATAACTGATAGAAGCTTAGAATACTGTAAGGAAATAGAAACTAAGCTAAAAGAAAATGGTATAAGAGTAGAAACAGACTTTAGAAATGAAAAAATAGGATATAAAATAAGAGAAGCACAACTTCAAAAAATTCCGTATATGCTTGTGATTGGTGATAAAGAAATGACAGAGGAAAAAGTAGCAATTAGAAGTAGAAAAGAAGGGGATTTGGGAACTAACACTATAGATGAATTTATAGCTAATATAAAAGAAGAAGTATATAATAAAGTAAATAGTTTATAA
- the rpmI gene encoding 50S ribosomal protein L35 produces MPKMKTHRGAAKRFKKTGTGKLKRAKAFKSHILTKKSSKTKRNLRQTSYVSESQEKVMKKVLPYL; encoded by the coding sequence ATGCCAAAAATGAAAACTCATAGAGGCGCAGCTAAAAGATTTAAAAAGACAGGAACAGGAAAATTAAAGAGAGCTAAGGCTTTCAAGAGCCACATATTAACTAAAAAGAGCTCTAAAACAAAGAGAAATTTAAGACAAACTTCATACGTATCTGAATCACAAGAAAAAGTAATGAAGAAAGTATTACCATATCTATAG
- a CDS encoding small, acid-soluble spore protein, alpha/beta type, translating to MGKTPLKKIIKSKLKAKKELTPLEKIREDMKYEIAEELGLKEKVDKYGWAGLTAEETGRIGGIMTRRKRKFNLPKNEEIIKKGLR from the coding sequence ATGGGCAAAACACCTTTGAAGAAAATAATAAAATCTAAATTAAAAGCTAAAAAGGAATTAACTCCATTAGAAAAAATAAGAGAAGATATGAAATATGAAATAGCTGAGGAATTAGGACTTAAAGAAAAGGTGGATAAATATGGTTGGGCAGGTCTCACAGCAGAAGAAACAGGAAGAATAGGTGGCATAATGACAAGGCGTAAGAGAAAATTCAATTTACCTAAAAATGAAGAGATTATAAAAAAAGGATTACGATAA
- a CDS encoding class I SAM-dependent DNA methyltransferase, whose protein sequence is MDCYKKFAHIYDELINEDIDYLKWCNKIIEICKENNIKYEDYLDLACGTGNMTKEVGRFFNKVWAVDLSTDMLMEAEEKMRNKAIKANFVCQDISKLQLNRKFDLITCCLDSTNYLLEENQMLDYFKGVNSLLKDEGIFIFDINSYYKLTEVLGNNVFTYDSDDVFYVWENILEKDIVDMYLTFFIRDGQVYSRFDENHVERAYKEESIERFLNSTGLCVIDKYDNYIYDKIKKDTERIVYVVKKKI, encoded by the coding sequence ATGGATTGTTATAAAAAATTTGCACATATATATGATGAACTTATAAACGAGGATATAGATTATTTAAAGTGGTGTAATAAAATAATAGAAATTTGTAAAGAAAATAATATTAAATATGAAGATTATTTAGATTTGGCCTGCGGTACTGGAAATATGACTAAAGAAGTAGGAAGATTTTTCAATAAAGTATGGGCAGTGGATCTATCAACAGATATGCTTATGGAAGCAGAAGAAAAAATGAGAAATAAAGCTATTAAAGCAAATTTTGTATGCCAAGATATAAGTAAATTACAGCTTAATAGAAAATTTGATTTGATTACTTGTTGTTTAGATTCAACAAATTATTTATTAGAAGAAAATCAAATGTTAGATTATTTTAAGGGAGTAAACTCTTTATTAAAAGATGAAGGAATATTTATATTTGATATAAATTCCTACTATAAATTAACAGAAGTGCTGGGGAATAATGTATTCACCTATGATAGTGATGATGTTTTTTATGTATGGGAGAATATACTTGAAAAAGATATTGTTGATATGTACCTCACTTTCTTTATTAGAGATGGACAAGTATATAGTAGATTTGATGAAAATCATGTGGAGAGGGCATATAAAGAAGAAAGTATTGAAAGATTTTTAAATAGTACAGGATTATGTGTAATAGATAAATATGATAATTATATTTATGATAAAATAAAAAAGGATACAGAAAGAATAGTTTATGTAGTTAAGAAAAAAATATAA